The Vanessa tameamea isolate UH-Manoa-2023 chromosome 20, ilVanTame1 primary haplotype, whole genome shotgun sequence nucleotide sequence CTGTGATAcatatctaatataaaataacattattatttgaataaatttagtaaattaatattataattattattataaatagaccaaTTTTCACCTTtccaatatttctaaaaaaaattatacttgttgattttaaaaaacgaatataaaatactataattctAAAACATTTCGGATTCCTATCAATACTTTGTAAAGGAGATTTAAAACTAATCGTAGACGCGGAATAACATTGAATCAGAATTTAAGTTTGATCAACTTTGtctttacttaaaacaatggTTTATCGAACGATTAGAAATGATATCATctacctacataaatattaaaatataaagaaaaataaaagaggTTATAATTTTGTGtgacatttagttttttttttttaattgtgttaatttatattttgcaatcgtatgaaatattaataatcttttctaaattacattatataaatacacaaaaagaTAACACTAATGCTTTTTAGCATGggattgaaaatatatttttttcatcggtTTTTTTATCCAAAATATCTCAGTATCACCTCAAAGCCTGGAAGTTTCATTTGTGTACACTTCCGTATCGAAAGAACGTAAACCCATttgtcctgcacctgaactctttccggtcgtgttggatttaccgtcccatcggattacgagagCGAGGGAACAGCACGCAAACATACGTGTTTGCGGACACAATTCtgcactatatatgtataatatatcctgcctagttGACTAGTCTTCCTTGAGATCGGTTTCCGTGGCTGAAGTTGGTCAGGATGACGTCATCACCaatctgaaaaaatattatcagttttatgttttaggacttttttattattaaataataattaaatattttttcatttatttataaaaattaaacatagtttTGAAACATCCAAGTAAACATAAAAGTGTGATGGCTTAATACAGtatagacaaaatataattcGTGTGAGGTACCCTTAGTCTATTTTTGTATCTTTGATAACgtgtattcaaaatttataacgaTCGGATGAGTTATTGAGACGTGATACCGTAACAaaaaacagtatatatatatatatatatatatatatatatacatatatattgactATTGTAGAATGGTGGCAAAAATAGAGGCGGATATGGGTATATACGGCCTTTTTGATTTTTCGTTAATCAAAGCCAATTCGATCATACAGACTATCCTATTCATCCTAGAGAGTTATGATAAAGTAATAcctacagaaaaaaaaacacaaataatacatTTGCGCTATTTTGGCAAGTAAGACCTGTTTTCCCTAAGTaggaatattaaaacaaatttaattactatgTAAAATTGCTTCATATAGTAAACTAATGTTAAACGAATTAAAAGCTTTGAGTTCTGCAGTACGATTCTGTaataattcacttcgtatctcactcgtgaaatgttgacaattgATTTACATTGATACGCTGATTTTGATGTACTGtctatgttataattattatagtcaatgttcACACTCATTTTCTACGGTGACATTCGAGTTTCTTGGTACAGAATAACTCTACTGCCGCATCTCACGacgatgatataaaaattttagtttttttaggtttttttggGTTGCGTTATACTTGTTGCTTTTTCTGAAAATCaacattaatgataaataaattcaaaatggcttcagaaatttttattttagagttgagaaatttatacatacttacatataatgaaatatgtacTTAGGAGGAAGTCTcgtttagaaatttatttattcataaagttTAGATTCAGATTACTTAACTGATTCTTGTAATACATCATGTTATATCTACTTGTGATATTATCTAATATCTACATTAAAactaactattaaatttaaagttatattaatttaaaagtgttcATGTTGATTCCTCGTAAAAGTACaaatttaaaggaaatataatttgaacatGATTGAAATGAAAGCTGATTCTTTCAAGAGGTCTTATAAACTATTCTGTATATAAAGTCTTCCGTACACTTGCATCGTGGCGGACACTGGCTAAACTGTAAATACACTAAATGTTCGTCGACTTTGCgtattgaattttgtaatatagaacaggattaaattgatttgttaaatgaataatttgatCAGATTATTGAAATGACTTATAATTTGAATGTATATCTCCCATGCTTAAttgaacatttaattaaaagccTAACCTTTTTATTGATTGACATAATTCAACCAGCCGCTTGAATAATGTTCAGCCAATACATCCTTCTTTCATAGAAAAGGTAAATTGCTTTACATTATCGTATAgcgcataaaaaaattataatagataatagaattataattttttttaaccgcAGTCATAGTAATGGGTCACCTGTTAGTAAATGGTAATAATCACTAAGTACCTACCTTGTAACATTGTAGGAAATATAACTATGAAAATATCTAAatctaaataatcttttttcaaattgatttttatGTGTACTTTTTCATCttcgtgataaaaaaaatgcataacaTAGACGCCACGCGTACCTACACTAACGAGAAACTATTTGAGAAGTACTTTGATGAAGTTTGAAGTAATATTGCTGTTGATCATTTGATTATATAAGTAGGGTGTAAAAGTTATATGTCAATCGTATTGGAATATTCTGGGCTCTTGGTGATGATGTCGTCTGAACCGATTACGGCGACGGCGGCCAATCTTAAGGAAGACCAACCAacaacgcaggacatattacagtACACAAGTGTATCTTCAAACACAGGTACACTCTCCACTCCCTTattttcataatccgatgggacggcaaatctgacacgaccggaTAGAGTTCAGATACAGGGCCAACAGATTCACGAACCGAGACATCGAATgtatacacttccaactttAGACTCCGAGCTGTTACTGACAGAATAACCCAATAACGTTGGTAAACCGAGGCAGTCAggcaaataaagatttttggcTTCTTAAtgacaaaacaaacaaatcaaGACATATTGTAGAGcacaagtgcactctctattaTCTGGCTCTCATAATCAGAAGGGTTGGCCCTCCCTTGGAAAGAGAGTAGGCGGAGCAATGGATTTCCCTGCTTTCTTGAGCACGGGATACACTGCCAAGTTCTGACCTCCGGGCCGCTACTGGTAATTTCGTGACAGAAAAACTGAATAACTTGTTAATGAACCCAGGCCTTCGGAATCTGTGAGCTTATAAGGTGATCATTAAATCAATGGGAAAATAAACAAGACTAATATTGcgatttgtaaataaagaattgGTGATATTTAAACCAAGTGATGACAATTATATCAAAGTATATACGATAACCAATGATCGCTTTGGATAagagataatattttgttcaaatatttattaatacattgtaCGCAACGTCAACCGAAAAATATGTGACGCGCTCTAGGCAAATAACAGTAATGACCCcatgaaaacaaaattttcatgaagaatgttaaatataaataaaggtatcCAATTAAAGGCTTACTCAGAAAACTGGTAAATTCTTCCTGAAGCAAGGCCTATGATAtattgattatgttattttgtaataaatttatgcaatatttgtttaactttgccagttaataaatttaaatgttcattaattaataaataaatgttttttttttttacatttgctttatttgagttataaatcgtcacataaaaaaaaatcaattgtttattttattacgttttttataatacagattttttattttaagttgtttTGCTATTAAGTTATTATCTTGCTTAACCACTAATTACACTATATACTTACTAACTATTATTACAGAGTTTTTCGACAAAGTTTTGTTAGTGAACAAAGCCTgctggcgtactgtcaaatataattgggactaatcaaagacaataagatttaaacatagacaattttattaatgcttcctcaattatatatttctaacacaGGCATATTATTGTTTACGAATTttcatagtaaataaatataatgtgacAAAAAAGcacattaaaaagtataaatgcaatctacaattttatttttatcgataatagATCACATTTGTTATCTGCAGCTTCGCTTACAAAATATGGAGAAATTAATGCAGAGGTTTCGAGATTGATCTGGAGTTGATTGTTAAGTTTGATGTTATTTTTGGCCAACTTtgtgtttgaaaaatattaaaaagttcttAGTATCATCATCAGTAAAACATGGTAATAGCTTCAAGTTCCGCTTTCTGCATCTACTCGGGTTCTGATTCCCGACTCCCGCCATTTCCTTCAGATTTTCGGTACATCTGGCTGGAGGGCGCCGGCGATCCGGGATATCCTCTCTAGGGCTCGTTTGCCACAACGGGTTGCAGTCGTAACAatgaattgatattattatttttatcttaaaaaataacggttaggtatgaattatttttttcctttttaaccGAAccttttaaccttttttaaaaaaggagCTTACCGattcgattgtatttttttattttatttttttatatttgttacctcTGAACTCCGTCATTAATTAAAcgatttggaaaattatttttttgtttccgaTTTTAACACTTCTGTTTGGgccaatttaaatttgaagtaaaaaaaCGTAAATCTAGTTACTTACATATAGttacaatatttcaaaaaataacaaaaatctaaCAATTTACGTATTAAAACAAGCAACTATTTAAAACTACATCGACacattttcgaaataaaatcattccgatcCGACCAGCAAGCAAGTGTTCTTTTACTCAAGAAATATCTACGAATTGTAACAACAAGTAAGCTAGGGACCAGTACCGCTACAATAGCATTGCCGGGCTGAGTAAACTCTAAAATCTCCACCTccaataagaaaaacaatatttcctAAATTATTCAACCTTCAATACCAGGTTcctatatttaagatttaaaaaaaaaacataggtaAGTAATATtgccatttatttataagaagaaaatttattaatttctattaaacgcgaaataattttatcaaataaacataatatacctaTTACCTGTATTTTAAGAGAACAAGAAGTAAACTGTTATTGAAGAGAAAAAAATCTACTAGTAGAAAAAACCATCAGATGTGAAAGGTGGAAATTGATTTGTGTTTGACGTTAGGAGGATATGGTTTGAAACCTAAATCTTCAGTTGAGTTTCAGGTTTCCTAATAACTAGGCCATTTCATTTCTCATTCGTTGAAATCTAGAATGTACAGGACGCGTCAGCCTCTGTAAGCGCTTTACATGAAATGCTTTTTAgaaaggtatccgtttctataataaaattccgcagatatttttaacttcgcttcataaattcaaatcatttgtaaaaaatacattagtaaagaaggcatatttttcaatacaagataatatagataataaaaaagcgtggaactaatacttgttgacttccacgcaggatgtattatatacatataggtttaattgtatttaactaacatagcttagtatttttaaatgatgaaaatAGTAACTACCGAGTTCCTTTGCGCTTCACTTAGTAAATAaagtagtttgttaaatgacgattcaaaagtgcttgtacaagcctagttgaataaagtatattttgatttttttgataatccttacgatttttaataaagaggtgaaaatttaagtaacatttataGGTAGTGCCATCTATATTTGTAGGTTATGTATTCAAACTTTATAAAACTCAGCTAAAATAACATTAGCTTAAAAAGATGTACTGAGCTAACAACAGGTGGCgctatactattttataaaggcatatttaatatatctttaatgtttttatttttaaaagagaaaatgctatgtactattttaatgaatttgttttcaatttgtgATTAATTATCTATCCGATCACAGCCTGTTATccaaataatcatattaatttgttatctgTATCATACGCCGTCGTCCGTCACCAATACCGGTACTCATTTGCTTGcatattgtaaatgtttttaaactcTAATTACTAAGAATTACTGTGAAACCTCCTTACAAACTAGATTCGATTAAAATTACAAGtgcaaataactttaataaccTGCTAATCAGTTATTGAAGAATTAGACATCCCGTCATTCGGATCACTGACGCGAGGTAAGTTggtgtttatattgtattgtgtaaattataaacatttataagtaatctgtataaaattactatttatattttatatcatgtttgttataaccttaaaactattataatggACAAAGGAATGTAGAAAGTAAATGGAgctatttaaaatttcgttttcttgtcaaaaattttaatatatgaaatcagATATTTCATTATCGGTCTTATATTCTATTCAAAACATGAATTTGTGTCTGTGTTTTGTGCAAATGGATCAACATTCCCGAACTATTGCAGAATGTCGAATGACAACGACGCGCCATTACCCGAAGGATGGGAGATGAGAACCAGTCGTTCTACCGGCATGACTTACTTTCTTAATATGTACACAAAGAAATCCCAATGGGAGCGCCCTGATGCGCCTGCAGACCCTGGCGATGTAAGATGCAGTCACATTCTCGTTAAACACGCCGAAAGCAGGCGACCGTCGTCATGGCGCGAAGAAAACATTACAAGAACGAAGGTGGAGGCTCTAGACTTACTTAAAAGTTACCGCAAACAGATTGTTTCTAATGATGCATCATTCACTGATATGGCAACGAAATATTCAGACTGCTCGTCGGCTAAACGGGGAGGAGATTTAGGCATGTTTAGTCGAAGTCAAATGCAGCAAGCATTTGCTGAAGAAGCATTCAAATTAAAAGTCGGTCAGCTAAGTAAGCCAGTTGAGACGGAGTCAGGTtaccatattatatta carries:
- the LOC113401716 gene encoding putative peptidyl-prolyl cis-trans isomerase dodo isoform X2, coding for MSNDNDAPLPEGWEMRTSRSTGMTYFLNMYTKKSQWERPDAPADPGDVRCSHILVKHAESRRPSSWREENITRTKVEALDLLKSYRKQIVSNDASFTDMATKYSDCSSAKRGGDLGMFSRSQMQQAFAEEAFKLKVGQLSKPVETESGYHIILRTV